A genomic window from Montipora capricornis isolate CH-2021 chromosome 8, ASM3666992v2, whole genome shotgun sequence includes:
- the LOC138060253 gene encoding 5-hydroxytryptamine receptor 4-like: protein MTLHNNISSSPECNKTQELVFIVAFAVIGTVMLIGNAFVSLVFIATAKLRRNYMNIFLLSLSISDMLMAVLVIPFYTVHCFRDCPHFLTHLCWLLRKARDFALGATTLNICAITYDRYLAILRPLQYKAKMTKLRVSLILAAVWMFPVIVAATRNAWYHTAGEEEQRHLSVKLFDAAIIITPVIIFQVVILVVHIKIIRKILKHRKPMPRSGSETSSSPDHVQESGVDIFRLRKGTTSCMFVVLSFVACWLPKTVHNFSYVVETPNPVLSSPLFFRICFLFLFIQSSLNPFIYTFYRSRFRKAAYSLLVRWLRFV from the coding sequence ATGACCTTGCACAACAATATTTCCTCGTCTCCAGAATGCAACAAGACTCAAGAGCTTGTCTTTATAGTGGCATTCGCAGTTATTGGGACTGTAATGCTAATTGGAAACGCATTTGTTAGTTTGGTCTTCATAGCGACCGCGAAATTACGACGGAACTATATGAATATCTTTCTCCTCAGTCTTTCGATTTCCGACATGCTTATGGCTGTGCTTGTCATTCCATTTTACACCGTGCACTGTTTTCGCGACTGTCCTCATTTCCTCACTCATTTGTGTTGGCTTTTGAGAAAGGCGAGAGATTTTGCTCTTGGAGCTACGACCCTTAACATTTGCGCTATAACATACGATCGCTACCTTGCCATTCTTCGGCCGCTACAGTACAAAGCCAAGATGACAAAGCTCCGAGTCAGCCTTATCTTAGCGGCGGTTTGGATGTTTCCTGTGATAGTCGCAGCAACAAGAAATGCTTGGTACCACACAGCCGGAGAAGAGGAGCAACGACACTTGTCAGTCAAACTATTTGACGCAGCCATAATCATAACTCCAGTTATTATTTTCCAAGTCGTCATCTTAGTcgttcacattaaaattattcgCAAAATCCTGAAGCATAGGAAACCAATGCCACGATCCGGATCCGAAACCTCATCATCGCCGGATCATGTTCAAGAGTCAGGTGTAGATATTTTTCGGCTAAGGAAAGGAACGACATCTTGTATGTTTGTGGTTTTATCGTTCGTCGCCTGTTGGCTACCTAAGACTGTGCATAACTTTAGCTATGTAGTAGAAACACCGAACCCTGTTCTATCGAGTCCATTATTTTTTCGAATTTGCTTCCTTTTCTTGTTTATTCAATCTTCCTTAAATCCGTTTATTTACACTTTCTACAGATCTCGGTTTAGAAAGGCTGCTTATTCCCTTCTCGTTAGGTGGCTCCGTTTTGTTTAA